The following proteins are co-located in the Anser cygnoides isolate HZ-2024a breed goose chromosome 2, Taihu_goose_T2T_genome, whole genome shotgun sequence genome:
- the DYNC2I1 gene encoding cytoplasmic dynein 2 intermediate chain 1, with translation MEGDKRRTKEDTWKSEELQKHLRASQPEGQNEDKKHREKKLRKEKAVHDAGTHKDERKDRGKSKERTRERERFKSVERDRDKMRERERGKEHHRERDRERHQVKLREQSLDKERYSVPKDKDRESDRERDKKHKRHEIKQTDLQNNLKPSEGREKEHYRKREKSRHRLEEEKTRDEERERRHTGKKDNNTKKSIDKFLAIEVEESERGHKLQKYQELDKEEKRRYREKQEHSFRPGKERLSKERSHKPYDKEEEEKHKSKGYKEASSHGDRRHPTEANKRVKSGENERKKHDLRNSDYKKEEENQQEEKMSHQHVRTAKDKGKISEKERRDTRQEEIKDPHIYNSDTGFDNFSENYEDDFEDYEDDFDDDDEGKSGEEGDEKEKLGEIPFSKTSEIEEIQRAINAENDRISISLPKKIKNEKEEPIMEGQYPPARNSFCGIFMDFEKANQRQSSRSVASKQKKRIAELLPLIDLDFSVTFSLLDLPPVNEYDMYIRNYGKMNTKQAYVQCNEDNLERDVQTEEVETLEKWTQHPGESALVSGGPIKSEEMSANAALTPKIDSQRLANFLRSAGQVIAVLLEEDQVATQPRWKLRSRQTSLSISDSCFQLNTNQPFLHDRKISCLYVSNVQRQALLSVHGLPEKAGVALLERKSIICVWNVWQPSSPQKVLICDSEVLCCCFSPSKTTLVFAGTTDGSLLVWDLREDSRMHPRMTFGETDWTFRLPTFSTDGVLNSVNHTSPIVAVEPVSTSLCTDQKYGLSSFSYQEEMSGPPFQIASMDENGILNMWVVVELKKVDLSGSQTDLGLIPGGKVKLVHSSTMELTSSLFPKDVRLRTPQTLTIKFLSSDPNHFIVGTNIGLIGHGTRHDLKVLPKLFRPQESGIRSTRVNAIDFFPFGKSLFLVGCSDGSIRLHQMTSEYPLMQWNDSTNGQPIIALQWALTRPAVFFVLDASSNIYIWDLLENDLLPVAKQTVPSEKVVTMALLGEPEKTNGLLGVVLAKDSGQIDVQCVKKKWALPQPEESEKLNLILLQSF, from the exons GCATCACAACCAGAGGGTCAGAATGAAgacaaaaagcacagagaaaagaaactgcGGAAAGAGAAGGCTGTTCATGACGCAGGCACTCATAAAGATGAACGcaaagacagaggaaagagcaaggaaagaacaagagagagagagagatttaaatCTGTTGAAAGAGACAGAGataaaatgagagagagagaaaggggaaaagaacaTCACAGAGAACGTGACAGAGAGAGACACCAAGTTAAGCTTCGAGAGCAGAGTTTGGATAAGGAAAGATACAGTGTACCgaaagataaagacagggagagtGATAGAGAACGTgataaaaagcataaaagacATGAGATAAAGCAAACAGACCTGCAAAATAATCTGAAACCAtctgaaggaagagagaaagaacattatagaaaaagagaaaaaagccgACATCGTTTGG aagaggagaaaacaagagATGAAGAGCGAGAAAGAAGACATACAGGAAAGAag GATAACAATACCAAAAAGAGCATAGACAAATTTTTAGCAATCGAAGTTGAAGAAAGTGAACGGGGACACAAGTTACAGAAATATCAAGAGCtggataaagaagaaaagaggagataCAGGGAAAAACAAGAACATTCTTTTAGGCCAGGAAAAGAGAGACTTTCAAAAGAGAGAAGTCATAAACCTTATgacaaggaagaggaagaaaagcacaagTCAAAGGGATATAAAGAGGCATCTTCCCATGGAGACAGACGACATCCAACAGAAGCTAATAAAAGAGtaaaaagtggagaaaatgaaagaaagaagcatgatCTTAGG AACAGTGACTacaaaaaagaagaggagaatcaacaagaagaaaaaatgagccATCAGCATGTAAG GACTgcaaaagataaaggaaaaatcagtgaaaaagagagaagggacACAAGACAAGAG GAAATTAAAGATCCACACATCTATAATTCAGACACAGGGTTTGAtaacttttcagaaaattatgAAGATGATTTTGAA GATTATGAAGATGattttgatgatgatgatgaaggcAAAAGTGGTGAAGAaggagatgaaaaagaaaaactaggAGAGATTCCTTTTTCCAAAACATCAGAAATTGAAGAAATTCAAAGAGCAATTAATGCAGAAAATGATAGAATTTCTATTTCACTgccaaagaaaatcaaaaatgaaaaagaggaaCCAATCATGG AAGGGCAATATCCTCCTGCCAGAAACTCGTTTTGTGGAATATTCATGGATTTTGAAAAGGCAAATCAGCGACAAAGTAGCAGAAGTGTGGCTAGTAAGCAAAA AAAACGGATTGCAGAACTTCTGCCACTAATTGATCTGGACTTCTCGGTTACTTTTTCATTATTGGATTTGCCTCCTGTAAATGAGTATGACATGTATATTAGAAATTATGGTAAAATGAACACTAAACAG GCATATGTTCAGTGTAATGAGGACAATCTTGAGAGAGATGTTCAGACTGAGGAAGTTGAGACATTGGAGAAGTGGACACAGCATCCAGGAGAAAGTGCCCTTGTATCTGGAG GTCCCATAAAAAGCGAGGAGATGTCAGCCAATGCAGCTCTAACACCTAAAATTGATTCACAAAGATTAGCAAATTTCCTCCGGTCTGCTGGCCAG GTGATTGCTGTTTTGCTAGAGGAAGATCAAGTTGCAACACAGCCCAGGTGGAAACTAAGATCTCGACAAACCAGTCTGTCTATTAGTGATAGCTGTTTCCAGTTAAATACTAACCAGCCATTCCTCCATG ACCGGAAAATATCCTGCCTATATGTGTCTAACGTTCAGAGGCAGGCACTACTTTCAGTTCATGGATTACCTGAAAAAGCAGGTGTTGCTTTACTGGAAAGAAAGAGCATCATATGTGTTTGGAATGTCTGGCAGCCATCCAGTCCTCAGAAAGTTTTAATATGTGACTCAGAg GTGTTATGTTGCTGCTTTAGTCCCAGTAAAACAACCTTAGTTTTTGCTGGAACAACAGATGGTTCGTTGTTGGTGTGGGATCTTCGAGAAGACTCAAGAATGCACCCTCGTATGACATTCGGTGAAACTGACTGGACATTTAGACTTCCGACTTTTTCCACTG ATGGTGTTCTAAACTCAGTAAACCACACCTCTCCTATAGTAGCAGTGGAACCTGTCTCAACCTCTCTCTGCACTGATCAGAAATATGGGCTCTCAAGCTTCTCTTATCAGGAGG AAATGTCAGGCCCTCCATTTCAGATAGCTTCAATGGATGAAAATGGAATCCTTAATATGTGG gtagttgtagaatTAAAGAAAGTGGATTTGTCTGGTTCGCAAACTGATTTAG gTTTAATTCCTGGAGGGAAAGTGAAGTTAGTACATAGTTCTACTATGGAATTGACTAGCAG CCTTTTCCCAAAAGATGTGCGCCTGAGAACACCCCAAACACTGACTATtaaatttctgtcttctgatCCTAATCATTTCATTGTTGGAACAAACATT GGTCTGATAGGCCATGGTACAAGACATGATTTAAAAGTTCTTCCAAAGCTATTCAGACCGCAGGAGAGTGGAATAAGATCAACACGTGTCAATGCAAttgatttcttcccttttggaaagtcactttttttg GTTGGCTGTTCAGATGGAAGCATTAGATTACACCAAATGACATCAGAGTATCCCCTCATGCAGTGGAATGACAGCACAAATGGCCAGCCAATTATTGCTCTGCAGTGGGCTTTAACAAGACCTGCAGTGTTTTTTGTCCTGGATGCATCGTCTAATATTTACATTTGGGATCTCCTGGAAAATGATCTGTTGCCTGTGGCAAAGCAAACTGTTCCATCAGAGAA AGTTGTAACTATGGCTCTCCTTGGAGAACCAGAAAAAACGAATGGATTGTTAGGAGTTGTGCTGGCCAAGGACTCCGGACAGATAGATGTTCAATGTGTAAAGAAGAAGTGGGCATTACCTCAGCCTGAGGAATCTGAAAAACTAAATTTGATTTTGTTGCAGTCCTTTTAG